Within Lolium rigidum isolate FL_2022 chromosome 5, APGP_CSIRO_Lrig_0.1, whole genome shotgun sequence, the genomic segment tattccatcacatcttatgtgctttacttggagcgtctgtttgcttttgtttttgtttttgtttgaataaaatggatcctagcattcattgtgtgggagagagacacgctccgttgttgcatatgaacacatatgttcttagctttattcttaatgttcatggcgaatgttgaaactgcttcgttaattgttatatggttggaaacgggaaatgctacatgtggtaattggtataatgtcttgaataatttggtacttggcaattgttgtgctcatgtttaagctcttgcatcatatactttgcacctattagtgaagaaatacatagagcttgctaaaatttggtttgcatgattggtctctctaaggtctagatattttctagtaagggtttgaacaacaaggaagacagtgtagagtcttataatgcttgcaatatgttcttatgtgagttttgttgtactagttcatacttgtgtttgcttcgaacaaccttgctagcctaagccttgtactgagagggattacttctcgtgcatccaaaatccttgagccagaaactatgccatttgtgtccaccatacctacccactacatggtatttctctgccattccaaagtaaattgcttgagtgctacctttaaaattccattctttgtctttgcaatatatagctcatggaaaaaatagcttaaaaactattgtggtattgaatatgtacttatcttATTtcctaataagttgcttgttgagcgataaccatgatcctagggacgccatcaactaccctttgttgaatatcatgtgagttgctatgcatgttcgtcttgtctgaagtaagggtgatttatcatgatcaaatggtttgagtacgcatattgttagagaagaacattgggccgctaactaaaaccatggtccatggtggaagtttcagtttggacaataatcctcaatctcttatgagaatattatctgttgttgaatgcttatgcattaaagaggagtgccTCTATCTTAGTGTCAACATGGTGTCTGATTCTAGTATGTTTATTGCAAAtccgtgtgttgtcatcaaacaccaaaaagggggagattgaaagaacatctcttcataattatgttttgtatgtttgatgacaacatatgTGATGATCTAATGTGGCTTAGTGTGCAGTTTTGATCTACTTTATGGCTTGGAGAAAGAAGTATGAAAAGAGAAGAATGTGTTGATGAAAAGGAAGAAGAGGGAAGGAGTTCAGAAATTTCCGGCCCTAAAATTTTGGCTAAGGACCTGGCGTCCAGACGCCCTGGATATCCCCCGGAAATTTGACCGGACATTTCTATCGAAGGGGCAGAAATTCCGGGGGGGGGGGAATTCCGGCCCCAACTTACACCGGAATTTCCGGCCCCAATGTTCAGCAACGACTACAATtggtggggtataaatacccccttcttcttccaGCTCAAGTTGCTCATCTTTCcccaagttcatccaccattagagccacctcaagaatcacaagatctcctcctccaaccatccaaagctcttgatcattggagaatcgaaggagaagaccccgatctacatcttcaccgaagcgatttacattttccCCTCATTTGATTGAGggaccctttgctagtgttcctttttggaaaccctagttgcttgtggttgatttgttcttgttattgttgttgtattgttacatatattgggagcctccaattcggttgtggatgtgtgccccaagaaccttgtaaaggcccgatttccgcctcgaggaaatcccttagtggaagtgggctaggcctttgtggtgttgctcacaggagacatgAGTGagacctttgtggcgttggtctggccttcgtggcgaccacactcctccaaacgtagatgtaCTTCCCTTCAAAAGGAAGGACCTACGGGAATCATCtatgtgtctccgcgtgctccactctcggttacctctatccttattaGCTCTATTATATCTTCCCTAGCTATATAAAGGAGTTtttttatcttgtcatataggtaaattcacatagttgcatatctagagaatttacctttgtgtcaagccttaattgaaaaagaactaaaattgggtagcacctaatcaccccccctctaggtgcggcatgcgATCCTTTCAACCTCAACAACATTGCCTCTTTGATGTGTCTGTTATCCTCACTGTCTTAGCAAAAACTATTTGGGGTATAATGAAAACATGATCATTATGTCATTACTCTCCATTTTCATCAATACCTCTCTAAGTCTTTTCTAAAAACCACACCAAATCATCCATTATGACAACCAACATCAGCACAATCATCTATGATCCATTCTCACATGAAGGTACTTGGAAAATTTTAAAGATCTTCCCAACTCAAAATTTAGAGCATCAGTCAATTAACACCTACTTACATCTCTCTCACTCTAACTATTTGTGATCAGGGCCAAAACCTCACCCTAACCAATCCCTAGCCGACCAGCGCTATAGCAGTGCTCCTCTTTGGTTGTTTTGTGCTTGGAAGAAGTAGGAAGtggtgggtgtcaaattttggcATAAGACTTGGAAATCTTGCCACACATCTCCTCTCGATCCCTAGCCACTAACCGAAGGAATATCAATATCCCACACACCCTATGAGGCTATGACCACCTCTAGAAACCCTAGAAGCTAGCCATGCATCCATCTCTCTCCTTTTTGAAGAGGTGTAAATGCGGTTTTTGAGGCCGACAAGTTATAGGGTTCATGACTATCTAGGTTCCAGTGTGTCGTATTGGAATGGCTCGCAACTCGCAAGGTGATAGTAATTTATTGCTAAGATATATATACCTTTCGTAAGTCCTTAGATACTTGGCTGAGATACACGTAAACAAATATGGTGTATAAATAAATACTTGCCACAAATCATACATAAATTGCACATCCAAGAGCACTCCAGCTATAACTTCACCTCTAGtatctccatcccaaagcttaaggcttatattatttttagaaagtcaaactatatcaagtttgatttagcttttaccaaaaatcattaacaagcaaaatacaaaattaatattattaaatagataataaaatatattttgatATGGtatcaatattatatttgttaatAAATTGTTCTAAAATTTTAATCAAACTTTACTTAGTTtaactttttaagaaaaatataagccttaagttttaggatggaggtagtacatcaGAACTTCCCCAGCAAGTTGGTCCAGAGGATGAACTTAACCCGTAAACAAGCCACCTGCCATTATTACTTATTTAATTTTAACATAAATTCATTGTTAAATAACTAGTACTATATGCTACCAAAACAATTGAAATTGAGTAACAGAACAATTTCTGATTTTTCATTCTGAGTCTTATAGAAGACAAATGGCCCCGGATGACCGCCATGTTGATATaaccatagttttaaaaaccagaCCGGACCGGCGGTTCAACTGGGGCCTTTGCTGGGTTTTTTAGCGCACAGGACCGGCAGCGCTGGTGGGCCGGAATAAACCAGTTAAACTGCGGTCCAACCGCCGGTTTCACGTAATAAACCAGCATCCGGTCTGACCGGTTCAGTTGTCTCAATGTCCTTAAAAATATAATTGCAACCACAGGGGGTTTGATCCCTACACCTGACATGCATGAGACATGGTCCTAACCAATTAAGCTGCCCCAGTTTGCTGAACAAAACAGAGACACGTTCCTTTTGTACTATTACTACAAGGTATCAATGAAAATTTAACAAATATAAAAGGCTTTTCTGCTTTGCGGCTTTGAAGTGGAGCGTCCCCAAGTTTTCCAAATGCATACTTGACTGTTTCAAGCTGCTGTTTACGGCTCGAAGCCTGTTAGTCTTCAACGATAAGTGTACTATTATGCCAAATTTTAAGTTTAAAATATTTTTACACACATAATTATTAAATTAATGTAGCATTTATAAGTTAAAATATATTACTTTATATCTTAAAAAACCAGACAATGAACCAGGGAACCAGCAGTCTAACCGGTAAAAACCTAAACCGATGGCCTCACTTATTAGATgaccggtccggtttttaaaactattgaTAGAACGAGTTAAATATTCCTCTCGCCGTGTACAAACAACAGTATAGACAACCGTGAAATAAAGAAACTAGCAACCAATATTCTGTGTTTCACGTGCACTAGTAGTAGATCGATCAAGTTCTGAAACTAGCTTCCAAAGGAGAAGTCGATCAGCCGGCTACGGACGTGTAGCAGCGAATCAATCATCCCAGCTTTTGGTAGCTTGATACAGGTAAtcaaccaagcaagtttatttcTTGCAAACGTCAGAGGCACTGAAGGAATCGGGACCTGGCTAAATGTTACTACTATTTTTGGCTTCCTCTCGTGAAATGCACGGCACCAACAGCTATATGCTAATAACCAACCCAAAATCCACAGCCCATAAGAACATCCAGCATATTGTACAGTTTCACAATAGAAGTAACGGCTAACCAGCCATTGCAAGCGGCAAGCAATACTACAAAGATGAGATGTAGTTGGGCTGGCAGGTTTACAAAATCTACCGAACAACTATAGTTGACCTTTGATAGATTACGAATTATGTGATTGGTTACATGTTTTACtgtaagaatatatatatatagggtttatctGAATGTCTAACCAAATGCTAGCAAACACATTAAACTGCACAATTCTTACTAGGATTGAACAATACCGAGTAAATTCTTGGTAGGATAAATACAGATTTCATATGTCCTTAAATACGTTACAGGGATACACACAAACACACCATAAATAGATACTTGAACATCTGAGAGAGCATTCCAGCAGTAGCTTCACCACCTCTACATGAGAACTTTTCCAACAAGCTGGTCTAGAGGATGAACTTGACCACCAAGAAACCAAGATGGCTTGGACACGGGCCACCTGCCAtccaataatttttttaataaaagttcATTGCTCATATATGCTACCAAAAATAAATTAGCATCAGGAAACAGAACAATTACTGGTTTCTTTTTCTCTTCAGAGTCTTAGGAGACAAATCCATGTTCACAGGACGACTGACCAAAGTAGAACTGTCCAAACATATTTTCGATGTAAGTTGGTGCCAAACACCTAAACCAAACATGTGTCAACAATAAGCTTGGAAGTAAAAAAAATACCTTTCTAACAGATTGAACCCTTCGCGCACAACGGTTAGAATCTCCTTCCATGGCAGAAAAGGAGTTGTTAAACTATCATCGTAAAAGTTCATGCCAATGAAACTACCATCCAAACCAATAAGGGGGCCTCCAATCCCAACCTAACACCACCAAAAGCACAGAAGGTTAGAAGAACTTTGCCAACAGTTCAGTAGATGTATTAATAGATTCATCATACTACTCAAATGGATTAACTATCTACACCCGTACCATGTAAAAAAAATTGACCAGAAAATTCACCACTGTACCTTCTTGATTTGACATGTGGACAGACAAAGGTCTTGGCAATCAGGCTTTTTAGCAAGACCCGTAGAACGCTTTCTTTTACGCTCAATAACAGCCTTGTAGTTACCCTTCAATTCACCCATTGATGCCATCAATAATCCATGACATTTTTTAGTCCCACGCCCAATAGCTACTACCGGACGCCCTATAGTTGCACGCCCTACCGACTTAGTATTTCTAGACTTCCTGACATGGAAGATATCTTGCGGACATGTAGCAGCGGTGAGATCACTTTCTAGACGGACAAGGGCAATGTTGTAATTTTCGTGATACAGTTCCAGTTTCCCCTGCGCAACATGGTTTCTCGGGAGGAACACCTCAATCTGCAACAAACATAGTGATCTAAATTACAAGACCAAGAAAACTAATTAACCGTCACCTAAATTACAAGACCAAGAAAACTGAATTGGGTTACTAACTAACCTTCAACTTCTCGTCAATCTCGTTTTCAGAATCACCAGTCCTGACCAAACTGGCGGAAGTAAGAACGAGCGGGCAGTCTTTGCCTGTTATAAACATGCCTGTGCAAGCAAAACACCTCTTGTTCTCTGCACATCAGAACTTCGGTTAGTGAGGATAAAAATACTATCCTGAAGTGTAATGAGTATACAACTGTAAACATCACCCTTAAATGAAGCAATTGAGACAACACTTTGGGAAATTTCCCTAGTGATTCTTTCTCCAAGTTGACGCCAGATAGGATTCGGCCCTTTATCATAAGTGGCAGCATAAGGGTACCCTTCCCAGTAATGAAGCTGACCAAAATACTCTTCAAACGTACCAGTCAATCTCCCATTGACTGGTTATTTAGGACAAAAACACATAAGTTAGTAATGAACAAGTGCACAAGGGATAACTGAGCAATATAAGAGAACCACTTACGCTCAAACAAGAGGGGCGGTGGCAGGGGATAGCCCAAGGATTGAAGAACCTTAGATCTTACCATAAATCCTGATGCAATTAAGGTGTGTCACTCACATAATCAATATGGTGTGCAAAACTAATGGGCAGCAGGTAACATTTAAGATGGAAAGCATGATAATTCACACCTGAAGGGATGACTGTTTTTACACCTTTAGGCAAGGAGTATCCAGGGAAGTGGAAAGTCTTTCTGCAGTTGAACATGTTGAATACAAGTAAGAAAAATAGTTGGGCTGGTCTGCAAActttcaaaccaaaaaaaaatagaACTACATGTGGAACCTGAGAGGAGTGGTCAATACTTGTTGGCAATGGATCGACATGCATAGCAATATCCAAAAtatgaaagaaaaaaaagcaaGTTGCTGACTTCTTGGACAAGCAGCACGGCATAGTTTCTTAGTCTTTACAAGGTTAGTCTAAGAATAATAAGCTATTGCAGCTTAATTTT encodes:
- the LOC124658352 gene encoding uncharacterized protein LOC124658352 codes for the protein MMSVSSRSTPAPSSASSSPRAESAATSSAIEESSSSAMESFVKNLQLKRLMIMERRAIEQRFRNELRENMKDAAYEPETFGDPDATEKISDSIFRRGVVSIALWSDKVLVYACSGIAVGHTHANIRDHHTVFVTSARLAQKFNDNRTRDDNLRIEVRASEGRTLHGFLPVYDEKKGIAIVTSFSLHYIFAMDTCNPVDLPQGTLNNDLCAFGRATDGTLMGAICSHPVYKNKGLSTVSCEITESGYGGPVLYFAPGGVQFAGLIVKSVKDKITLLPTKQLHTWLDRFLKKTSCRKTFHFPGYSLPKGVKTVIPSGFMVRSKVLQSLGYPLPPPLLFELNGRLTGTFEEYFGQLHYWEGYPYAATYDKGPNPIWRQLGERITREISQSVVSIASFKENKRCFACTGMFITGKDCPLVLTSASLVRTGDSENEIDEKLKIEVFLPRNHVAQGKLELYHENYNIALVRLESDLTAATCPQDIFHVRKSRNTKSVGRATIGRPVVAIGRGTKKCHGLLMASMGELKGNYKAVIERKRKRSTGLAKKPDCQDLCLSTCQIKKVGIGGPLIGLDGSFIGMNFYDDSLTTPFLPWKEILTVVREGFNLLESSTLVSRPVNMDLSPKTLKRKRNQWPVSKPSWFLGGQVHPLDQLVGKVLM